Proteins found in one Lachancea thermotolerans CBS 6340 chromosome C complete sequence genomic segment:
- the RSM28 gene encoding mitochondrial 37S ribosomal protein mS46 RSM28 (weakly similar to uniprot|Q8X185 Saccharomyces cerevisiae YDR494W RSM28 Mitochondrial ribosomal protein of the small subunit genetic interactions suggest a possible role in promoting translation initiation), with protein sequence MIGFQGLRTPKRLYSSTISQDFLRNVLERVKETASKKPLSNNGGTRNRNPRGPRGNKEGRSTRGASSESRDNFRRVGNKTVPGNDSEAAPRPKKPWINANVVNRQPQFQRKTGAAGLSSKQKVDESLMDALDAVQQGNVKGKPQTTRGRRAPKTAQKSVPGMSQSPGSVEGIVAQAKKSTVSRQYVPDEPTPLSLLKYAPKLAYSSSSKMSSFGVSTLDQSDFPLTRRVNLGVATSPSQKPLNVSLSPRTAAFGQYAPASSLVWCKEKLLKNVSIRADFDQFESSVNGKYEKLVPATERDFQAVSKNNQKRAELVNNSDVVRLSLQKSNMDFASKSLVYQVCSGLEPISSLKA encoded by the coding sequence ATGATAGGATTTCAGGGATTGCGGACCCCCAAAAGATTATACAGCAGCACTATATCACAAGATTTCTTGAGaaatgttcttgaaagagtgAAGGAAACTGCGTCCAAAAAACCACTATCGAACAACGGTGGCACCAGGAACAGGAACCCAAGAGGTCCTCGAGGAAACAAGGAGGGCCGCAGCACCCGTGGTGCGAGCTCCGAATCGAGAGATAACTTTAGAAGAGTAGGGAACAAGACCGTTCCTGGAAACGATTCAGAGGCGGCTCCAAGGCCCAAAAAGCCTTGGATCAACGCAAATGTTGTTAACAGGCAACCCCAGTTTCAGCGGAAAACCGGTGCGGCCGGACTCTCCTCCAAGCAGAAAGTCGATGAATCCTTAATGGATGCCCTAGACGCAGTGCAGCAGGGCAATGTCAAGGGCAAACCACAAACGACGAGAGGGAGACGCGCCCCGAAGACTGCGCAAAAATCTGTGCCAGGAATGAGCCAGTCTCCTGGCTCGGTTGAAGGTATAGTGGCTCAGGCAAAAAAATCTACCGTCTCTCGGCAGTACGTTCCTGATGAGCCAACTCCTCTGTCGTTGCTGAAGTACGCTCCAAAACTAGCCTACAGttcatcttcgaagatgagCAGCTTCGGCGTTTCCACTCTGGATCAGAGCGACTTTCCGTTAACTCGCCGAGTAAACTTAGGCGTTGCCACCTCACCTTCTCAGAAGCCTTTGAATGTTTCACTCAGTCCAAGAACTGCAGCATTTGGTCAGTACGCCCCTGCCTCATCACTTGTCTGgtgcaaagaaaagcttttgaaaaatgttAGTATACGTGCTGATTTCGATCAGTTTGAGTCTTCGGTGAATGGAAAGTACGAAAAGCTGGTGCCAGCCACAGAAAGGGATTTCCAAGCCGTGAGCAAAAATAACCAGAAAAGGGCCGAGCTAGTCAACAACAGCGACGTGGTAAGATTGAGCTTGCAGAAGAGCAACATGGATTTCGCCAGCAAAAGTCTTGTTTATCAGGTTTGTTCGGGATTGGAGCCTATTTCAAGCCTGAAGGCATGA
- the PUF6 gene encoding pumilio-family RNA binding domain-containing protein (similar to uniprot|Q04373 YDR496C Saccharomyces cerevisiae PUF6 Pumilio-homology domain protein that binds ASH1 mRNA at PUF consensus sequences) produces MAPVISKKSGKKHSLNAKDQKTAKKAKLSSKVPEDEGVSGSSSEEEDDLDEVLSSGESDKDELDESSSEGEQEDGSEGSEDESEGSSEAKGEDDSKGGVSQHAEQRKLLKERKLQRKSGTQVQQIKSLWERLRVKNPPMPKEVREKLSNEIWELSKDCISDLVMKHDASRVVQTLVKYSSKARRDQIVAALKGQYYVLATSSYGKYLLVKLLHYGSKQSRQLIIDELHGSLRKLMRHREGAYVVEDLYVLYASHEQKQQMLREFWGSEYAVFRDAHKNQTLEQVCESSAEKKTIIARNLIGTISASVEKGSTGFQILHAAMRDYVKIAGEKETSEFIELLDEKYAELVHTPEGADVACTLLAKATAKERKMIIKNLKDHADKLIRNEHGNLVFITALMCVDDTVLMFKSFGPSVKEMLQSFVVDKYGRRPFLYILLGLDGKYFSPIVKKDLNRYIEYSKATSKKPFEQRRKELLNKFAPMYLSTISKYYDMILSDNLGSQFVSEVLVNDEFYDQLSDKEKEKHREIVNTVSTYFKGDVSEESHPIHKPFSVRLLKSLIQGGKWNAKEKKVEPLHSVLGLGTEFAQQFYEDIIDETNLLDWINNADSSFTIVAIYESLSKTENKKFFKDLKKVSKKINKDDESNKGARLLLKLMNNKA; encoded by the coding sequence ATGGCGCCCGTtatctcaaagaaatcagGGAAAAAGCATTCGCTGAATGCAAAGGACCAGAAAAcagccaagaaggccaagttGTCTTCGAAGGTCCCCGAAGACGAGGGTGTTAGCGGGTCCTCATCTGAAGAGGAGGACGACCTTGACGAAGTGCTTTCGAGCGGCGAATCCGACAAAGATGAACTAGACGAGTCTTCAAGCGAAGGGGAGCAAGAAGATGGCTCAGAAGGCTCAGAGGATGAGTCGGAGGGCTCTTCAGAAGCTAAAGGCGAAGATGATTCTAAGGGCGGTGTTAGCCAGCACGcagaacaaagaaaactgCTCAAAGAGCGTAAGCTGCAGAGGAAGTCAGGAACTCAGGTCCAGCAAATAAAGTCACTCTGGGAAAGGTTGCGTGTAAAGAATCCTCCAATGCCCAAGGAAGTTCGCGAAAAGTTGTCGAATGAAATATGGGAGCTCTCTAAGGATTGTATCAGCGACCTTGTGATGAAGCATGATGCCTCGCGTGTAGTGCAGACTCTCGTCAAGTATTCTTCTAAAGCGCGCCGTGACCAGATTGTTGCTGCGCTAAAGGGCCAATACTACGTCCTTGCCACCTCGTCTTATGGTAAGTACTTGTTGGTTAAGCTACTGCACTACGGCTCTAAGCAGTCCAGACAGCTAATCATTGATGAGCTGCACGGCTCCTTAAGAAAGCTTATGAGACATCGTGAAGGTGCTTACGTGGTGGAAGACCTTTACGTGTTATACGCCTCGCACGaacaaaagcagcagatgCTAAGAGAGTTCTGGGGGTCCGAGTATGCAGTTTTCAGGGACGCTCACAAGAACCAAACTCTAGAACAAGTCTGCGAAAGCAGCGCCGAAAAAAAGACTATCATAGCGAGAAACTTAATTGGTACTATCTCCGCGTCTGTCGAGAAGGGCTCCACTGGGTTCCAGATTTTGCATGCCGCCATGAGAGACTATGTCAAGATTGCAGGGGAAAAAGAGACCTCTGAGTTCATCGAGCTCCTGGACGAAAAGTACGCTGAGTTGGTCCATACTCCCGAAGGTGCCGATGTCGCTTGTACGCTATTAGCTAAAGCCACCGCGAAGGAGAGAAAGATGATcatcaagaatttgaaggaCCACGCCGACAAATTGATCAGAAATGAGCACGGCAACTTGGTGTTCATCACCGCTCTCATGTGTGTTGATGACACAGTTTTGATGTTTAAGTCCTTTGGCCCAAGTGTAAAGGAGATGCTCCAAAGCTTCGTCGTGGACAAATATGGAAGAAGACCATTCCTTTACATTTTGTTGGGTCTAGATGGCAAGTACTTCTCTCCTATTGTtaaaaaagatttgaacCGGTACATCGAATACTCTAAAGCGACTTCTAAGAAGCCTTTCGAGCAAAGAAGGAAAGAACTCTTGAACAAGTTTGCTCCAATGTACTTGAGCACGATTTCTAAATACTACGACATGATCCTCTCTGACAACTTAGGATCTCAGTTTGTCAGTGAAGTTCTAGTCAACGATGAGTTCTACGACCAGCTGAGTGACAAGGAAAAGGAAAAGCACCGCGAAATTGTTAACACTGTTTCTACTTACTTCAAAGGCgatgtttctgaagagTCCCATCCAATTCATAAGCCGTTTTCTGTAAGGCTGCTGAAGTCGTTAATCCAAGGTGGTAAATGGAACGcaaaggagaagaaagtTGAGCCATTGCACAGTGTCCTAGGCTTAGGAACTGAGTTTGCTCAGCAATTCTACGAGGACATAATTGATGAAACCAACCTGCTGGACTGGATCAATAATGCGGACAGTTCTTTCACCATTGTGGCAATCTACGAATcattatcaaaaactgaaaacaaaaagttcttcaaagacctgAAGAAGGTTTCTAAGAAGATTAACAAGGATGACGAGTCTAACAAGGGCGCTCGgctgcttttgaaactcatGAACAACAAAGCCTAA
- the VPS3 gene encoding CORVET complex subunit VPS3 (similar to uniprot|P23643 Saccharomyces cerevisiae YDR495C VPS3 Vacuolar sorting protein) → MSDGGNNSSDTTKESQDDVIENQENAPELDSPSEASGDEAEDLQISEGPIKLQPLIQWLPKELNFTAFDAYDNNLYLGTDVGDLLHYFEMEPGNYMLVSQTKFDDDRDLPIERIRILPLIELALVHCDGSLHFFLLPEFAPVPNMSNISEVNDFIVLKYSANSSSYKIQIFGESGARALRISNRKVTTSRTVYNKPITKARVHGKSLLAARGPNYELIDLKDGSETPLFHVSETSTNLNPLIAPYSSNEFLLACGSSEGESAMGLVVNTQGDITQGTIVFERFPLDLMIDLPFVIVDYGVTGVYVYQVEVNKEPTLVQTITSNRQKRIRFVRSSHIFSVTNSENKSLVVDRLRLVPLKSGNHEFRINQEKEYVQSIFEESTPLVLYCSAGIYLFCKKPVILEVTDYSESAIDHVTRILGDIESSPVLSVFAKVERNFFRTLYLLLETLHCSSIDMDVAKKWCSFSQVIDIRIFLHLCGIEIYGDLWAPHGLQKFIAETRSLKLENKIENSLGVLSFMRETLKRSRLDELKDSENVLRSFDLAIVRICIEKDFDIEIDQCEPASFPDIIKKVEKKQLRYAPVLLELCSRCGDYSRCLELLRDLDRPLDFSNFLLINYGHLQQQNSYTGQDFLRDVIYLIKRCKTTKEREPVIGNIRKILECGELKTKNLISMADKSSTKILLLENLGAGDLNDKRYMIDYYVADLQELMETENLWDFFAELSATYSKELDYLKPAFGSFINLSLRQNPRCSRVLEICDKLRGLMYESENSFLNIVCDEVKKFDIANILTLYLVKDEDKEAVFGENLLDELMTFNDYETIDRIVKEENVVKILKYYLQLNSQRDSIALVQKHIQKHLRHLKHRDQIIAVLESVPLDYSLASIVDAITPIIIKLESTLGQQNVHKSLLKERIQSKQKLLRRLGAE, encoded by the coding sequence ATGAGTGATGGAGGAAACAATTCTTCAGACACTACCAAGGAATCTCAAGACGACGTAATagaaaatcaagaaaacgcGCCGGAGCTCGATTCTCCCTCAGAGGCATCCGGAGATGAGGCGGAAGATCTGCAGATATCAGAGGGGCCTATAAAGCTACAGCCTCTCATCCAATGGCTTCCCAAGGAGCTCAATTTTACTGCTTTCGACGCATACGACAATAATCTCTACCTAGGTACCGACGTTGGTGACCTTCTGCACTATTTTGAAATGGAGCCAGGAAACTACATGTTAGTTTCTCAAACAAAGTTTGACGATGACCGCGATCTGCCAATTGAAAGAATCCGTATATTGCCTCTGATCGAGCTCGCTCTGGTCCATTGCGATGGCTCGTTGcatttctttctcctgcCGGAATTCGCTCCTGTACCGAATATGAGCAACATATCGGAAGTCAACGACTTTATTGTTCTGAAATACTCCGCTAATTCTAGTAGTTACAAGATCCAAATATTTGGCGAAAGTGGCGCCAGAGCGCTACGCATCTCAAATCGAAAAGTTACAACTTCTCGTACAGTGTACAATAAGCCTATAACAAAAGCGCGAGTGCATGGGAAAAGTCTCCTGGCTGCCAGGGGACCAAACTATGAGCTCATTGATTTGAAGGATGGTTCAGAAACTCCTTTATTTCATGTCAGCGAAACAAGCACAAACCTTAATCCTTTGATAGCGCCATATAGCTCCAATGAGTTTTTGCTTGCTTGCGGAAGCTCAGAAGGGGAGAGTGCTATGGGGCTTGTTGTGAACACTCAAGGCGATATAACTCAAGGAActattgtttttgaaaggtttCCCCTCGATCTCATGATTGACCTTCCTTTTGTCATTGTGGACTATGGCGTGACTGGCGTGTACGTTTACCAAGTTGAAGTGAATAAAGAGCCCACTCTTGTTCAGACAATCACAAGCAACAGACAGAAGAGGATTCGGTTTGTGAGATCTTCGCATATTTTTAGCGTTACCAATTCAGAGAATAAATCACTGGTAGTGGACAGACTGAGGCTCGTTCCTTTGAAATCTGGGAACCATGAGTTTAGGATCAACCAAGAAAAGGAGTATGTTCAGAGCATCTTCGAAGAAAGTACGCCACTAGTTCTCTACTGTTCAGCGGGTATTTAtcttttttgcaaaaagcCTGTCATTTTAGAAGTCACTGATTACAGTGAGTCGGCTATCGATCATGTCACGCGCATCCTCGGTGATATCGAGTCCAGCCCCGTTCTCTCAGTGTTTGCTAAAGTGGAAAGAAATTTCTTTAGGACCCTCTACTTGCTTTTAGAGACTTTGCACTGCTCTTCAATAGACATGGATGTTGCAAAAAAGTGGTGTAGCTTTTCCCAAGTTATTGACATCCGAATTTTCCTTCATCTTTGCGGTATTGAAATATATGGGGATCTTTGGGCACCTCATGGCTTGCAGAAATTCATTGCCGAGACGCGCTCGCTGAAACTCGAGaacaaaattgaaaacagcCTCGGTGTGTTATCGTTTATGCGTGAGACATTGAAGCGCAGCCGGCTTGACGAACTCAAGGACTCTGAGAACGTGCTGAGAAGTTTTGATCTCGCCATAGTACGAATCtgcattgaaaaagactttgataTTGAGATCGATCAGTGTGAGCCTGCAAGCTTTCCTGATATCATTAAAAAGGTTGAAAAGAAACAGTTACGGTATGCACCTGTTCTGTTAGAGCTGTGCTCTAGGTGCGGTGATTACTCCAGATGTCTAGAACTACTCCGCGACTTGGATCGCCCACTGGATTTCAGCAACTTCCTTTTAATCAATTATGGCCATCTCCAACAACAGAATTCTTATACTGGTCAAGACTTTCTCAGAGATGTTATCTATTTGATAAAAAGGTGCAAAACGACCAAAGAGCGCGAGCCTGTTATCGGAAACATCCGTAAGATCCTAGAGTGCGGGGagctcaaaacaaagaattTGATATCAATGGCCGATAAAAGCAGCACGAAGATATTATTACTTGAAAACTTAGGGGCTGGCGACCTTAATGATAAGCGCTACATGATAGACTATTATGTCGCTGATCTGCAAGAGCTGATGGAAACTGAAAACTTATGGGACTTTTTCGCAGAGCTTTCAGCGACTTATTCGAAGGAACTTGACTATCTAAAGCCAGCTTTTGGGAGCTTCATTAATCTAAGCTTAAGGCAAAACCCTAGGTGCTCCCGCgtgcttgaaatttgtGACAAATTGCGTGGTCTCATGTACGAGAGTGAGAATTCTTTCTTGAATATTGTGTGTGATGAGGTTAAGAAGTTTGATATAGCCAACATCCTGACATTATATTTAGTGAAAGATGAGGATaaagaagctgtttttggtgaAAACTTGCTGGACGAGTTAATGACATTTAATGATTACGAAACCATTGACCGCATAGTTAAGGAAGAGAATGTCGTTAAAATTCTAAAATATTATTTGCAGCTAAACTCTCAAAGAGACTCTATCGCTTTAGTTCAAAAGCACATTCAGAAACATTTAAGACACTTGAAACACCGCGACCAAATCATTGCGGTCTTAGAGTCAGTTCCTCTCGACTACAGTCTGGCGAGCATTGTCGACGCAATCACGCCTATTATAATAAAGCTTGAGAGTACTCTTGGTCAGCAGAACGTCCACAAATCCCTTTTAAAGGAGCGAATTCAATCCAAGCAAAAGTTGCTTCGTAGGCTTGGTGCTGAATAG
- the ITR1 gene encoding myo-inositol transporter ITR1 (highly similar to uniprot|P30605 Saccharomyces cerevisiae YDR497C ITR1 Myo-inositol transporter with strong similarity to the minor myo-inositol transporter Itr2p, member of the sugar transporter superfamily; expression is repressed by inositol and choline via Opi1p and derepressed via Ino2p and Ino4p), which translates to MTLRKPESGVGSASGAESALAGRAQDRAQGHGHGFHEIDASKDSNDDSAQSITVIEPDVTNGKLDADGALLDDRIQIRPVNDEDDTSVMITFNQKVSPFIIVLTFVASISGFMFGYDTGYISSALVSIGTDLDHRALTYGDKEIITAATSLGALISSIFAGTSADIWGRKPCLMFSNLLFTVGAVLQISARSFWQMAVGRLIMGFGVGIGSLISPLFIGEIAPKNIRGRLVVINSLCLTGGQLVAYGCGAGLDKVHNGWRILVGLSLIPTCIQFVCFWFLPDTPRYYVMKGRLDKAAEVLGKSYVDAPSELIHQKIQELNALNRTIPGDTIPKKVWNTIKEIHTVPSNFRALILGCALQGIQQFCGWNSLMYFSGTIFETVGFSDSAAVSIVVAGTNFVFTLVAFFAIDRIGRRCILLIGLPGMCGSLIVCAVAFHFLGVHFEGGGQATIEHQGFSAWGIIVILSIIFYAAFYALGIGTVPWQQSELFPQAVRGIGTSYSTATNWGGSLVIASTFLTMLQNITPTGTFALFAGLSLVSFFFCYFCYPELSGLELEEVQMILKDGFNIKASKTLAKKRKQQLAAQKNSSGNGDLHDYHKSKPSDELMEC; encoded by the coding sequence ATGACGCTCCGCAAGCCAGAATCCGGTGTTGGAAGCGCTTCGGGAGCCGAGTCTGCGCTCGCCGGCCGCGCGCAGGACCGTGCCCAGGGGCACGGCCACGGGTTCCACGAAATTGATGCCTCCAAGGACTCCAACGACGACTCGGCGCAGTCCATCACAGTTATCGAGCCTGACGTAACGAATGGCAAGCTAGACGCGGACGGCGCACTGCTCGACGACCGCATACAGATACGCCCCGTCAACGACGAGGATGACACCTCGGTGATGATCACATTCAACCAGAAGGTGTCGCCCTTCATCATTGTGCTGACGTTCGTAGCCTCGATCTCGGGGTTCATGTTCGGTTACGACACAGGTTACATCTCCAGTGCGCTGGTCTCCATCGGCACAGACCTCGACCACCGCGCGCTGACGTACGGAGACAAGGAAATCATCACCGCCGCAACGTCGCTGGGTGCACTCATCAGCTCCATCTTTGCCGGTACGAGTGCCGACATCTGGGGCCGTAAGCCATGTCTCATGTTTTCCAACCTTCTGTTCACCGTAGGCGCTGTGCTGCAAATTTCGGCACGCTCTTTCTGGCAGATGGCCGTGGGTCGTCTCATCATGGGTTTCGGTGTGGGCATTGGGTCTTTGATCTCTCCCCTCTTCATCGGTGAGATCGCACCCAAGAACATTAGAGGTAGACTTGTTGTTATCAACTCCCTGTGTCTCACAGGCGGCCAGCTAGTTGCCTACGGTTGTGGTGCCGGTCTGGACAAGGTGCACAATGGATGGCGTATTTTAGTGGGTCTCTCCTTGATTCCCACATGCATCCAGTTCGTGTGCTTTTGGTTCCTGCCCGACACTCCTCGTTACTACGTCATGAAAGGCAGACTTGATAAAGCAGCCGAAGTCCTTGGCAAGAGTTATGTTGATGCCCCTAGTGAACTCATCCATCAGAAGATCCAGGAACTCAACGCCCTCAATCGTACCATACCGGGCGACACTATCCCAAAGAAGGTTTGGAACACAATCAAGGAAATACACACCGTTCCTTCCAATTTCAGAGCTCTCATCCTAGGGTGCGCCTTGCAAGGAATTCAGCAATTCTGTGGTTGGAACTCGTTGATGTATTTCTCTGGCACCATCTTTGAGACCGTTGGATTCAGCGATTCTGCTGCCGTCTCCATAGTCGTTGCAGGCAccaactttgttttcacTCTAGTGGCATTTTTCGCTATTGACCGTATCGGCCGTAGATGCATCCTGTTGATTGGTTTGCCAGGTATGTGCGGTTCTCTGATCGTCTGTGCCGTGGCGTTCCACTTCCTTGGTGTTCATTTCGAGGGTGGCGGCCAAGCAACCATTGAACATCAGGGTTTCAGCGCATGGGGCATTATCGTGATTCTCTCCATTATTTTCTACGCTGCATTTTACGCTCTCGGAATTGGTACGGTTCCATGGCAACAATCTGAGCTGTTCCCACAAGCCGTTAGGGGTATCGGGACGTCGTACTCCACTGCGACAAACTGGGGTGGTTCCTTGGTTATTGCTTCAACTTTCTTAACCATGTTGCAAAACATAACGCCAACCGGTACCTTCGCGCTGTTCGCTGGCTTGTCGCTGGTATCTTTCTTTTTCTGTTACTTCTGCTACCCAGAACTTTCCGGcttggagctggaggaagTGCAGATGATTCTAAAGGATGGTTTCAAcatcaaagcatcaaagaCCCTAGCCAAGAAACGGAAGCAGCAGTTGGCTGCCCAAAAAAACTCCTCTGGCAACGGCGACTTGCATGACTACCACAAGAGCAAGCCCTCTGACGAGCTTATGGAATGCTAA